The Pantoea cypripedii genomic interval TGCTGATTCTGATTCGTCTGTTGCAGGGTTTTGGCGTGGGTGGTGAACAGGCTGGGGCCGTATTGATGACAGCGGAATATTCACAATCTTCACGCCGGGGTTTCTTTGCCAGCTGGGTGCAGATTGGCGCACCAGTCGGCTTTCTGCTGCCGCTGGCGTTGTTTGCCATCCTTAACGCGACGTTATCTGCCGATCAGATGATGGCCTGGGGCTGGCGTGTGCCCTTCCTGTTAAGTGCGCTGCTGGTGATTGTTGGCTTGTTTATCCGCATGCGTATTGATGAATCGCCGGTTTTTGCCGCCATCCGTGCCACTAAAGCAGCAGAGTCACGCCCACTGAAAGAAGTGATTCAGGGAAATCCGCGCCTGGTGATCAACGGCGTGGCGGCCAAATTGATTGAAGCCTGCGCTTTCGCCCTGTTCACGGTGATCATCCTCGCATGGGGTAAAGCCAACCAGATCGACGCAGGTATTCTGATGAATAGCATGATCGTCGCGGTGATCCTGGAAGTGTTCTCGATCCCGCTGATGGGGGCGTTATCCGATAAAATCGGACGCAAACCGGTGTATATGATCGGTGCATTGCTCATCGTGTTATCTATCGTGCCATTCTTCCTCGCGCTGTCGCAAAACAGCTACTGGCTGACGCAAATCGCCATGATTGTGGCGCTGACGCTGGGTCACAGCATGTGTTACGCCCCGCAGGCCTCCTGGTTTCCGGAACTGTTTCCCACCCATATTCGCTGTAGCGGCATCGCGGTGATCTGGCAGGTCGGTTCACTGATCGGCAGCGGCGTGCTGGGACTGGTGGCGGTGAAGATTCTGCAGGCAACCGGTGGACACTGGTATGGTCTGGCGATTTATGTGGCGGTACTGGGGGTGATTTCCGTGATTGGCCTGCTGCGACTGCCGGAAACCGCACCGGGTCGGCGCAACGGCGAATATCAGGAGTGGCAGCAGCATTGATGTTACCGGGCGGCATGGCCTGCGCCGCCCATGAGTGACAACGTAACTAACTTACCAACCGATAATGCGCGACCAGCTTAACGGCTGGTCATTTTCCGCCTGTAACACCTGGTATTGCTGATGCATGGCGGCAGTGGCACAGGCGTGATTCGGCAGAATACGCACGCGTGAACCCACCGGGAAGTCTTGCACGCTCAGGCTGCCATCAGCGGGCAAAGCGATGATACCGTGTTCCTGATTGGTGGTGCTGAGGCAGACATCTAAAGGGTTTCCCTGCATATCACACACCAGCCCGTAACCATAATCCACCGGGCCAGCCGCAGTGCCACGATCGCGCGACATCGCCATCCAACCGGCATCGACAAAGACCCAGTTCTTTTCACTATTGTGACCAATCACCGTGCTCACCACTGACAGGGCAATGTCCTGCTTCTGGCAGACGCCGACGTTATGCATCACCAAATCAAAAGTGGTAAACACACCGGCACGTACTTCGCTGATGCCCTCAAGCTCTTCAGCGTAATGCGCGGTGGGCGTTGCACCGACGCTGAGAATCGGACAGGCGATGCCCGCCTCACGCACCCGGCGCGCGGCGAGACGAATGGCGTCGCACTCATTGCGCGCTGCCACGCGAATCGCCTCTTCACTGCGACAGTTGTAGGATTCACCGGCATGGGCCAGCAGTCCACGCACCACCGCACCCTTGCCTTCCAGCTGCTGTGCTATCTGCAACAACACCTCGCTCTCTGGTGGAATGCCACCACGGTGACCATCGCAGTCAATTTCGATAAAGACTGAAAAAATGACGTCGTGCTGACGGGCAAATTCCGTCACCGCCTGCGCCTGTTCAGGCGTATCCAGCAGGATATGCACATCCACCCCCTGCTGCATCAGGCGCGCAACACGCGGCAATTTATGGGGCGCGATGCCAACCGCATACAACAAATTGCGATAACCCGCCGCCGCAAAACCCTCAGCTTCGGCCAGGGTGGATACGGTAGCCGGATGTTCAGCATTCTTCAGGAGATAAGACGCGGCTTCAACCGAGCGCAGCGTTTTCAGATGCGGACGGACTACGCTGCCGAGGTGAGCAACACGCTGATACAGCCGATCAATATTGCGCTGATAACGCGCTTCGTCGATCAACAAAAAAGGCGTTTCAAGTTGATGAAGCCAGTCGGGGGTCAATTTCACGGACATCTCCTGCGGAAAAAGTGCGCTGAAGCAGCCAGGTCAAGCGCCTGGCCCTGAAATGACAAAATATATAAAATTAGAAAAAAATCTATCCCATTCGGGCATCCACGATGCCCGCCTTGAGATTATTTTTTGCCTGGCAGGGAGACGCAGAGCAGACCGGCGACAATCAATCCGACGCCAGCAAGGCTGCTCCAGCGGAAGGTTTCGCCAAACACCGGCAATGAGATCGCCGCCAGCCATACCAGTACATAACTGATACTGAGCAATGGATAGACCCGGTTCAGTGCCAGATGACGCAACGAAAGCATCCAGCACAGCATTGACAGCGCATAAGCGCTCAAACCAATAAACAGAAAAACCAACGGCTGCGGATGCTGCCAGAGTAACGGGGTGAGAACATCCGGCCACGCTGGAAATTGCAGCATCGCGCTGCGCATCAGCAACTGCGCCAGTGACACCAGCACCACGCTGCACAACGCCAGTCCATAGCCTTTCATAGATGACTTCCCATCAGGGCCACACCTGCCACAATCAGCAGCGTGCCGAAAATCTGTCGCGCGGTAAACGTTTCCCGCCAGATCAGACGAGCGGCACAGGCGACCAGTACAAAGTTAAGACTCAGCATCGGATAGGCCATGCCAACCGGAACCATGCGTAACACCGCGAGCCAGATCAGCATCGCTACGCCCAGCAGTAACATGCTGAGCGCAATCCACATCAGTAAACGTGCCTTGCCGTGGCGTCTGCCAATATATGCCGCCTGTTTCTGGCACAGCTGCGCAATGCAGCTCAACAGGCTAACCATCAGGATCAATAACAAGCTCATGGCAGTGAATGATATCCGTAATAGACCAGCCGCCCCTGACGATAGATAAAGTCAGGTTTCGGCAAACCTGGGTCCGGATTGGCATCGACAGACGACATCATCAGTACCAGTGAGACGTTACCGTGCTGACGATGCTCAGCCAGCCAATTGCTGAAGGCATCAGCCGATACATAACGTTGCTGTGCATCCGGGTAGTGCAAGCCGTATTCCACTTCACCCTGTTGATCGTAGAGAAAAATATCGCTGCGCTGCACTTGCCATGCCACCGCTGAAGCCACCCCTGGACCATTTACCAGAATATAACGGCTGTCGGCCAACTGCCCGGCGACCACATTGAGAAAGCTCTGGGGCTGCTTGGAATCACGTACCTTGTCCGGGATGGCAAACCCAATAATCAGCGCCAGTACCAGCGGGCAAAACGCAGCCAGTTGCCAGTTACGCCGACTTAACGCCCCCGCCAGGCCCCAACCGCCAAAGGCCAGCACGCCCAGCAGCAGCTTATAATGCTCAGTCACACTGAAAGGAGGACGGTGTGCAACGCCCCACGGTGCCAGCACCACAACCAGTGCCAGGGCCGCGATGCCGCCAAACACGATGTTGATCCAGGCATTCGCTTTCAGCGCTTTGATCACCTGCGGCGTCATGCTATGCGCATAATGCGCCATCAGCAGCGCCAGTGGCGCAAAGCACGAAAGAATGTAGGTTGGCAATTTGCCTTTGGCAATGCTGAAGAATAGCAGCGGCATCAGCACCCAGCTCAGCAGGTAACTTAACCCCGCCTGCTGACGGCGCTGACGCCAGCCCTGCCACAATGCGCCAGGCAGCAGCCCCAGCCACGGCAGTGAACCCGCCAGCAACACCGGCAGGTAATACCAGAACGGCGCTTTATGCTGTGCATCGGATTCGGCGAAGCGCTGGATGTGTTCAACCCAGAAGAAGTAATGCCAGAAATCACCTTGCTGACGATAAATCGCCAGTGACCAGGGCGCACTGACCAGCGCT includes:
- the arnT gene encoding lipid IV(A) 4-amino-4-deoxy-L-arabinosyltransferase; its protein translation is MRTGTKTALLLFVFALYYLIPIEFRALWQPDETRYAEISREMLVSGNWVTPHFFDLRYFEKPIAGYWVNNLGQLLFGHTNFGVRAGSIISTTLSALLVFWLGMRLFANRTVALSASIIFLTSLLVYGVGTYAVLDPILTLWLVAAMASYWLVAQASDTRQRLLGYVLLGVACAMGFMTKGFLALAVPVLAILPWAIAQRRFGELLRFGPLTVLVAALVSAPWSLAIYRQQGDFWHYFFWVEHIQRFAESDAQHKAPFWYYLPVLLAGSLPWLGLLPGALWQGWRQRRQQAGLSYLLSWVLMPLLFFSIAKGKLPTYILSCFAPLALLMAHYAHSMTPQVIKALKANAWINIVFGGIAALALVVVLAPWGVAHRPPFSVTEHYKLLLGVLAFGGWGLAGALSRRNWQLAAFCPLVLALIIGFAIPDKVRDSKQPQSFLNVVAGQLADSRYILVNGPGVASAVAWQVQRSDIFLYDQQGEVEYGLHYPDAQQRYVSADAFSNWLAEHRQHGNVSLVLMMSSVDANPDPGLPKPDFIYRQGRLVYYGYHSLP
- a CDS encoding MFS transporter, which translates into the protein MSSSAVTSTQASQTTDTSLIKRVAGASAIGTAAEYYDFFAYGTAAVLFFGHLFFPSHDPLVSTLAAFATYAVGFLARPIGGIVFGHIGDKVGRKKALVATILIVGLGTFCIGLLPTYEKIGLWAPALLILIRLLQGFGVGGEQAGAVLMTAEYSQSSRRGFFASWVQIGAPVGFLLPLALFAILNATLSADQMMAWGWRVPFLLSALLVIVGLFIRMRIDESPVFAAIRATKAAESRPLKEVIQGNPRLVINGVAAKLIEACAFALFTVIILAWGKANQIDAGILMNSMIVAVILEVFSIPLMGALSDKIGRKPVYMIGALLIVLSIVPFFLALSQNSYWLTQIAMIVALTLGHSMCYAPQASWFPELFPTHIRCSGIAVIWQVGSLIGSGVLGLVAVKILQATGGHWYGLAIYVAVLGVISVIGLLRLPETAPGRRNGEYQEWQQH
- a CDS encoding DSD1 family PLP-dependent enzyme codes for the protein MKLTPDWLHQLETPFLLIDEARYQRNIDRLYQRVAHLGSVVRPHLKTLRSVEAASYLLKNAEHPATVSTLAEAEGFAAAGYRNLLYAVGIAPHKLPRVARLMQQGVDVHILLDTPEQAQAVTEFARQHDVIFSVFIEIDCDGHRGGIPPESEVLLQIAQQLEGKGAVVRGLLAHAGESYNCRSEEAIRVAARNECDAIRLAARRVREAGIACPILSVGATPTAHYAEELEGISEVRAGVFTTFDLVMHNVGVCQKQDIALSVVSTVIGHNSEKNWVFVDAGWMAMSRDRGTAAGPVDYGYGLVCDMQGNPLDVCLSTTNQEHGIIALPADGSLSVQDFPVGSRVRILPNHACATAAMHQQYQVLQAENDQPLSWSRIIGW
- the arnE gene encoding 4-amino-4-deoxy-L-arabinose-phosphoundecaprenol flippase subunit ArnE, with product MSLLLILMVSLLSCIAQLCQKQAAYIGRRHGKARLLMWIALSMLLLGVAMLIWLAVLRMVPVGMAYPMLSLNFVLVACAARLIWRETFTARQIFGTLLIVAGVALMGSHL
- the arnF gene encoding 4-amino-4-deoxy-L-arabinose-phosphoundecaprenol flippase subunit ArnF, encoding MKGYGLALCSVVLVSLAQLLMRSAMLQFPAWPDVLTPLLWQHPQPLVFLFIGLSAYALSMLCWMLSLRHLALNRVYPLLSISYVLVWLAAISLPVFGETFRWSSLAGVGLIVAGLLCVSLPGKK